One region of Erwinia tracheiphila genomic DNA includes:
- a CDS encoding HI1506-related protein, translating into MPNQNANMEYVDMVGISVVNTAHDGYRRAGFVFARGDNILPPVTAQQWQTLADDPRLSVTIISAATDDLPSRGLGNTPLSDAVDDNALKPGDPQSVKPTRAELLLGAVMCSELESDPLIFWTKSGSPRLEHWRSIVGDDLTAEEITQALDGGSQP; encoded by the coding sequence ATGCCAAATCAGAATGCAAATATGGAATATGTCGATATGGTCGGCATTAGCGTGGTCAATACGGCACATGACGGGTATCGCCGGGCGGGTTTTGTTTTCGCCCGGGGTGACAATATTTTACCGCCGGTCACTGCGCAGCAATGGCAGACCCTGGCCGATGACCCGCGTCTGTCTGTCACGATTATTTCGGCAGCTACGGATGATTTGCCGTCGCGGGGGCTGGGTAATACCCCGTTATCTGACGCGGTAGACGACAACGCTCTGAAACCCGGTGATCCACAGTCAGTCAAACCCACCCGTGCCGAGCTGCTGCTGGGGGCGGTAATGTGCTCAGAGCTGGAGTCAGATCCGCTGATTTTCTGGACCAAAAGCGGCAGTCCCCGTCTGGAACACTGGCGATCAATTGTGGGTGACGATCTGACGGCAGAAGAAATCACTCAGGCACTGGACGGAGGTTCACAACCATGA
- a CDS encoding phage tail sheath C-terminal domain-containing protein: MPQPPYIWAATVAGAAVASLSTDPARPLQTLQLPGLLPPTIGERWALNERNVLLYDGISTYSVAAGNVVQIERLITMYRENSFGDTDPSYLDVETIATLSYLRYSTRTRITQKFPRHKLASDGIRVSPGQAIVTPAVVKTELLALFTEHEWAGLVEGFDDYKATLIVERDENDRNRLNVRDNPDLVNQFRIYAHAIQFIL; encoded by the coding sequence GTGCCACAGCCCCCGTATATCTGGGCCGCAACCGTAGCCGGTGCAGCCGTCGCTTCCCTGAGCACTGACCCGGCACGACCTTTGCAAACCCTGCAACTGCCCGGATTGTTGCCACCCACCATAGGTGAACGCTGGGCGTTGAATGAACGTAATGTGCTGCTCTATGACGGCATTTCAACCTACAGCGTGGCGGCGGGCAATGTGGTGCAGATTGAACGGCTTATCACCATGTACCGTGAAAACAGCTTTGGCGATACTGACCCGAGTTATCTTGATGTGGAAACCATCGCCACCCTGTCATATCTGCGCTATTCCACCCGCACCCGCATCACACAAAAGTTCCCCCGCCATAAGCTGGCCAGCGACGGTATCCGGGTCAGCCCCGGACAAGCCATCGTGACCCCGGCAGTGGTTAAAACGGAGCTGCTTGCCCTGTTTACCGAACATGAGTGGGCAGGGCTGGTTGAAGGATTTGATGACTACAAAGCCACGCTGATCGTTGAGCGTGACGAAAATGACCGTAACCGACTTAACGTGCGTGACAACCCTGACCTGGTGAATCAGTTCAGAATATACGCGCACGCTATTCAGTTTATTTTGTAA
- a CDS encoding gp436 family protein, protein MSYATLTDLYSRYSTDALHTLVDAKIADWHQLDAAELTTARKQLLQIALDDASATIDGYIDSRATLPLRTVPQVLIRVACVLARVALEDGAATEKATKDNEDVLRLLEKVATGDISLGLSKEAERPDGGDVAMMSSAGSVFSRSKSRGFI, encoded by the coding sequence ATGAGTTACGCCACCCTGACCGACCTGTACAGCCGTTACAGCACGGATGCTCTGCATACTCTGGTGGATGCCAAAATTGCTGACTGGCACCAGCTGGATGCTGCGGAACTTACTACCGCACGGAAACAGTTACTACAGATCGCTCTGGATGATGCATCGGCCACCATTGATGGCTATATCGACAGCCGGGCAACCCTGCCGTTAAGAACCGTTCCACAGGTGCTGATCAGGGTGGCGTGTGTGCTGGCCCGCGTTGCCCTCGAAGACGGTGCGGCCACGGAAAAAGCAACCAAAGACAATGAAGATGTGTTGCGACTGCTGGAAAAAGTCGCCACCGGTGATATCAGCCTTGGCCTCAGTAAGGAGGCAGAACGGCCTGACGGTGGTGATGTCGCCATGATGAGCAGTGCGGGCAGTGTCTTCAGTCGCAGCAAATCCAGGGGGTTTATCTGA
- a CDS encoding phage tail sheath subtilisin-like domain-containing protein: MAISFQDIPDNIRVPLCYIEFDNSAAVKGTPQTLHKTLLLGLRLNTGSVPAGQPFRITSASAAESAFGRGSMLSTMAGAFIKANTYSDLWAVAVDDDENGIRATGTVTLSGPCKTSGQIALMIAGTSVRVTALAGDTATAMARKIAAAVNALKTLPVTATSAEDKVTLTARWSGVTGNDIDIRVNYYDGDMLPAGVGCTCSVMTGGVGNPDLSDAIAAFGDTWWNYLVNPFTDTANLDLLKLELVNRWGPLRQIDGQCFMGFRGTHAATSTFGIRRNDYLFSTHRHRSGATAPVYLGRNRSRCSRRFPEH, from the coding sequence ATGGCGATTTCATTCCAGGATATCCCGGACAATATTCGTGTCCCCCTCTGTTATATTGAGTTTGATAACAGTGCGGCAGTAAAAGGTACTCCTCAGACGCTGCACAAAACGCTGCTGCTGGGTCTGCGCCTCAATACCGGCAGCGTCCCGGCAGGTCAGCCGTTTCGTATCACCTCAGCCAGTGCTGCCGAATCGGCATTTGGTCGGGGGTCAATGTTATCCACGATGGCCGGTGCTTTTATTAAGGCCAATACCTACAGCGATCTGTGGGCTGTTGCCGTTGATGACGATGAGAACGGCATCAGGGCAACCGGAACCGTTACGCTGTCAGGCCCCTGCAAAACATCAGGTCAGATTGCATTGATGATAGCCGGAACCTCTGTGCGGGTGACTGCACTGGCCGGGGACACTGCCACCGCTATGGCCCGGAAAATTGCCGCCGCCGTCAATGCTCTCAAAACACTGCCGGTAACGGCCACTTCAGCAGAGGACAAAGTGACGCTGACCGCCAGGTGGAGCGGCGTAACCGGCAATGATATTGATATCCGGGTGAACTATTACGACGGCGATATGCTGCCAGCCGGGGTCGGATGTACCTGTAGCGTCATGACCGGCGGTGTGGGTAATCCTGACCTGTCTGATGCCATCGCCGCTTTTGGCGATACATGGTGGAATTACCTGGTGAACCCGTTCACCGATACAGCCAACCTTGACCTGCTCAAACTGGAGCTGGTGAACCGCTGGGGGCCACTGCGCCAGATTGATGGTCAGTGCTTTATGGGATTCAGGGGCACCCATGCCGCCACCAGTACCTTTGGTATCCGGCGCAATGATTACCTGTTTTCGACCCACCGGCACCGGTCTGGTGCCACAGCCCCCGTATATCTGGGCCGCAACCGTAGCCGGTGCAGCCGTCGCTTCCCTGAGCACTGA
- a CDS encoding phage virion morphogenesis protein, which yields MQIDHKFDDRGIVRAFKRLEKLGRDTTPITRAIAAVLASESEDAFATETDPTTGKKWAPLTEGYKARLAKKGKTGGMLQRSQGGLAMSLSVDYDAVSAAIGTSKVYGPIHQWGGLPNMPPAPAAVPAREYMGLSPQGVKDILTIINEQHARASKA from the coding sequence ATGCAGATTGACCACAAGTTTGATGACCGCGGTATCGTCAGGGCGTTTAAACGGCTGGAAAAGCTGGGGCGAGATACCACCCCAATTACCCGCGCGATTGCGGCAGTACTGGCCAGCGAGAGCGAAGACGCCTTTGCCACGGAGACTGACCCGACAACCGGTAAAAAGTGGGCACCGTTAACAGAGGGTTACAAAGCCCGGCTGGCGAAGAAGGGTAAAACCGGCGGTATGCTCCAGCGCAGTCAGGGTGGGCTGGCGATGTCACTGTCTGTCGATTATGATGCAGTCAGTGCCGCCATTGGCACCAGTAAAGTGTATGGACCCATTCACCAGTGGGGCGGCTTACCAAATATGCCACCCGCCCCGGCGGCCGTTCCGGCGCGTGAGTACATGGGGCTTTCTCCGCAAGGGGTTAAGGATATCCTCACCATCATCAATGAACAGCACGCCAGGGCGTCAAAGGCGTAA
- a CDS encoding DUF2635 domain-containing protein produces the protein MTELYIKPVPGLTVRDPDTYEPLAVNGEKKPCTGFWLRRLKDGDVVAVTAGTSKKGADK, from the coding sequence ATGACTGAGTTATATATCAAACCGGTCCCCGGGCTGACAGTTCGGGACCCTGATACTTACGAACCACTGGCTGTCAATGGCGAAAAGAAACCGTGTACCGGCTTCTGGTTGCGCAGGCTGAAGGATGGCGACGTGGTTGCAGTTACGGCTGGCACATCAAAGAAAGGAGCCGATAAATAA
- a CDS encoding phage baseplate assembly protein: protein MTHRIELYLGNRIYSGWKELSVTRSLEEIAGQFTLGVTVTGGDSPLVSEAGMACKLEINGQRVITGYVDTMDTDVDSKNRTITLTGRDKTGDLVDCTAIHVRGQWRDVTLATIARDVCQPFGVEVIWQIELPAAAAKFRVWQIEPGETVFDMLSRAARHRGVLITSNAQGDLVFTTASKNRAGTLILGPDGSDKDASGTRMLSVKTHQSWAERFSLFRVKGGCSGGGLWGETQTASQATSVYVDVADPDITRYRPTIIIADDNFTKAKGNARGSWEQKRSMAHATTAIATVQDWFNPQGKLWSPNQLVTVRARAAGFPERDLLITTVTFNLTQEGGTVTELELMPREGFEEPAQPDAKFYDGVWR from the coding sequence ATGACACATCGTATTGAACTGTATCTGGGTAACCGGATTTACAGCGGCTGGAAAGAACTGAGCGTTACTCGCAGCCTTGAGGAAATCGCCGGACAGTTCACGCTGGGCGTCACGGTTACAGGCGGTGATTCACCACTGGTATCAGAAGCCGGTATGGCCTGTAAGCTGGAGATCAATGGTCAGCGTGTGATTACCGGCTATGTGGATACGATGGATACCGATGTCGACAGCAAAAACCGCACCATTACGTTGACCGGACGCGATAAGACCGGTGATCTGGTGGATTGTACGGCAATTCATGTCCGGGGCCAGTGGCGTGACGTCACGCTGGCCACGATTGCCAGAGACGTCTGTCAGCCCTTTGGTGTTGAGGTCATCTGGCAGATTGAACTGCCTGCTGCTGCCGCAAAATTCCGGGTCTGGCAGATTGAACCCGGGGAGACCGTCTTTGATATGCTGTCACGGGCAGCACGCCATCGCGGTGTGCTGATCACCAGCAACGCACAGGGCGACCTTGTCTTTACGACAGCCAGTAAAAACCGTGCGGGCACACTGATTTTAGGGCCTGACGGCAGTGATAAAGATGCGTCAGGCACCCGAATGTTATCGGTTAAAACCCACCAGTCATGGGCCGAGCGCTTCAGCCTGTTTCGCGTCAAAGGTGGTTGCAGTGGCGGCGGGCTATGGGGAGAGACCCAAACGGCCAGCCAGGCAACGTCAGTGTATGTTGATGTGGCAGACCCTGATATCACCCGCTATCGCCCGACCATTATTATTGCTGATGACAACTTCACCAAAGCTAAAGGTAATGCGCGGGGAAGCTGGGAGCAGAAGCGCTCAATGGCCCATGCCACCACCGCCATTGCAACGGTACAGGACTGGTTTAATCCGCAGGGTAAGCTCTGGTCACCCAACCAGCTTGTAACCGTCAGGGCCAGGGCGGCGGGATTTCCTGAACGGGATTTACTAATCACAACCGTCACCTTTAATTTGACGCAGGAGGGAGGCACGGTCACCGAACTGGAACTGATGCCCCGTGAAGGTTTCGAGGAACCGGCGCAGCCAGACGCGAAATTTTATGATGGTGTATGGCGATGA
- a CDS encoding phage protein Gp37 — protein MPVPLRRVDTHPGQWSDSAVKTIINTAPAVYVAWLGGRPGTVRQTMVSTWGIFISAQVLNGRTSDSPGIYQIVERLTAWLHGRRLAPAGRFMLTQAGNLWSDIQSAGGVAVYGLYFEAPQQLPDAPDLNDDDIGDYTTHYQKWAVPVGTPEQEALISLPVQDKPHD, from the coding sequence TTGCCAGTACCCCTGCGCAGAGTAGATACGCACCCGGGCCAGTGGAGTGACAGCGCGGTGAAAACCATTATCAACACCGCCCCAGCCGTTTATGTCGCCTGGCTGGGTGGGCGTCCTGGCACGGTACGGCAGACGATGGTCAGTACCTGGGGAATATTTATCAGTGCTCAGGTACTGAATGGCCGTACCAGTGATTCGCCCGGTATTTATCAAATCGTTGAGCGCCTGACCGCCTGGCTACACGGGAGACGCCTTGCCCCGGCAGGTCGCTTTATGCTGACTCAGGCGGGCAATCTGTGGAGTGATATCCAGAGTGCGGGCGGCGTGGCGGTCTACGGCCTGTATTTTGAAGCACCACAGCAATTGCCGGATGCGCCTGACCTCAATGACGATGATATCGGTGACTACACCACCCACTACCAGAAATGGGCTGTACCTGTCGGTACACCGGAGCAGGAGGCGCTGATTTCTCTCCCTGTCCAGGATAAACCACATGACTGA
- a CDS encoding DNA circularization protein — protein sequence MDINALFNDTSWRGRLADGKGSFRGVPFRMIEDTTLTGGRRIVRHEYPLRDEGLTEDMGRALRQYAFTAVVVGDDYFDQRDALINALEARDVGELVHPNWGTLNVRIETYTVRESCGAQGNAIFSITFSPAEDDTAPTEAEDTLLNSDSLAVSLLNDVQSGWATVTQTMADATAAINEVEKTLNTITNGIRGLTSSSGGASLLAAALALKGSVKNLINTPGQLFSEMFALISGVVQTGTSAVSVRALQKTRGGIQTQFTSNDPTVARIQTVMNTTVTTFTAAELAKVTLTAAKESIMSSSRSVVLTGSNDSLSLTSPAKTQACTSAIETLEDCNAAMTELGDILLDALTDTGDMGWFQTSIQVRIFRLTFIQYMKSVAQNLPAARTIQLTGTEPALVALYRHTGDVHHLDRFIRRNGIRHPAFVTGSTDVEIINDTSY from the coding sequence ATGGATATTAACGCACTGTTTAACGATACCTCATGGCGTGGCCGTCTGGCTGATGGTAAAGGCTCTTTTCGGGGTGTGCCGTTCCGGATGATTGAAGACACGACGCTGACCGGAGGACGCCGGATTGTGCGCCATGAATACCCCCTGCGTGATGAGGGGCTGACCGAAGATATGGGCCGCGCCCTGCGTCAGTATGCTTTTACCGCTGTTGTTGTGGGGGATGACTACTTTGACCAGCGTGATGCGCTGATTAACGCGCTTGAGGCCAGGGATGTGGGGGAACTTGTTCACCCGAACTGGGGCACTTTAAACGTCCGGATTGAAACCTATACGGTACGTGAATCCTGTGGGGCACAGGGCAACGCCATTTTTTCCATTACCTTCTCGCCAGCAGAGGATGACACGGCACCGACTGAGGCTGAAGATACCCTGCTCAACAGTGACAGTCTTGCCGTCAGCCTGCTAAACGATGTTCAGTCGGGCTGGGCCACGGTTACCCAAACAATGGCTGATGCTACGGCGGCGATAAATGAAGTGGAAAAAACGCTTAATACCATTACCAACGGGATCCGCGGACTGACCTCCAGTTCTGGCGGTGCCTCATTACTGGCGGCAGCACTGGCATTAAAAGGCTCTGTCAAAAATCTTATCAATACCCCCGGGCAGCTTTTTTCGGAAATGTTCGCTCTTATCAGCGGTGTGGTACAAACCGGCACCTCTGCGGTATCGGTTCGGGCGTTGCAGAAAACACGGGGCGGCATACAGACTCAGTTCACGTCGAATGATCCGACGGTTGCCCGCATCCAGACGGTGATGAATACCACCGTTACCACATTTACAGCGGCTGAACTGGCTAAAGTAACCCTGACGGCCGCGAAAGAAAGCATCATGTCATCTTCCCGTTCAGTGGTATTAACCGGCAGCAATGACAGTCTGTCATTAACTTCACCTGCAAAGACGCAGGCCTGTACCTCAGCTATAGAAACGCTGGAAGACTGCAACGCCGCGATGACTGAACTGGGGGACATCCTGCTGGACGCACTGACAGATACCGGCGATATGGGCTGGTTTCAGACATCCATTCAGGTGCGAATTTTCCGACTGACCTTTATTCAGTACATGAAATCTGTCGCGCAAAACCTGCCTGCTGCCAGAACGATACAGCTCACCGGAACAGAACCCGCGTTAGTCGCGCTGTACCGTCACACCGGTGACGTCCACCATCTTGACCGCTTTATCCGCCGTAACGGTATCCGTCACCCGGCCTTTGTCACCGGTAGCACAGACGTGGAGATCATCAATGACACATCGTATTGA
- a CDS encoding phage tail assembly protein: protein MQIQLIHGLCYGQGDDMVRQFDVELRELNAGDLIEAEQASEKMVMTPKGPALLSSPAMMGYEMVRRSIARIGVIQGPLSMALLKTLHQDDLELLLKATNLQSDAAITTVNRVTDEGR from the coding sequence ATGCAAATCCAGCTGATACACGGTCTGTGCTATGGCCAGGGCGATGATATGGTCAGGCAGTTTGACGTCGAGTTAAGGGAGCTGAATGCCGGTGACCTGATTGAAGCAGAACAGGCCAGCGAAAAAATGGTAATGACCCCGAAGGGTCCGGCGCTGCTCTCCAGCCCGGCCATGATGGGTTATGAAATGGTTCGTCGCAGCATTGCACGTATTGGTGTCATTCAGGGGCCACTGTCGATGGCGCTGCTGAAAACCCTGCATCAGGACGATCTTGAACTGTTGCTGAAGGCAACTAACCTGCAAAGCGATGCTGCCATCACCACGGTAAATCGGGTGACTGACGAGGGGCGATAG
- a CDS encoding phage tail tube protein: protein MTSPYQYTGVAYVRLNGKEYPTKEGATLTPGGISRQPVVGARVYGWQGKPREAKLSCTIPQGPGISLFYINNLTDVTVEFESDTGERFLMANAWSTGESTLTDSGDIAAAFDAIECREI, encoded by the coding sequence ATGACCAGTCCATATCAGTATACCGGGGTGGCCTACGTCCGCCTGAACGGTAAGGAATACCCGACCAAAGAGGGGGCCACCCTGACACCGGGTGGCATCAGTCGCCAGCCTGTGGTGGGTGCCCGCGTCTACGGCTGGCAGGGAAAGCCGAGGGAGGCCAAACTCAGTTGCACCATTCCACAGGGGCCGGGGATCTCTCTTTTTTATATCAATAATCTCACCGATGTAACTGTCGAGTTTGAAAGCGATACCGGCGAACGGTTTCTGATGGCCAATGCCTGGAGTACAGGCGAATCCACATTAACGGATTCGGGTGATATCGCAGCGGCTTTTGATGCCATTGAATGCAGGGAAATTTAA